One segment of Oncorhynchus keta strain PuntledgeMale-10-30-2019 unplaced genomic scaffold, Oket_V2 Un_contig_1599_pilon_pilon, whole genome shotgun sequence DNA contains the following:
- the LOC118373728 gene encoding 26S proteasome non-ATPase regulatory subunit 4-like isoform X2 translates to MGLESTMVCVDNSEYMRNGDFLPTRLQAQQDAVNIVCHSKTRSNPENNVGLITMANNCEVLTTLTADAGRILSKLHAVQPRGNISFCTGIRVAHLALKHRQGKNHKMRIIAFVGSPVEDNEKDLVKMAKRLKKEKVSVDIINFGEEEVNTEKLTAFINTLNGKEGAGSHLVTVPPGPSLADALLSSPILAGEGGAMLGLGSSDFEFGVDPSADPELALALRVSMEEQRQRQEDETRRAAVVSATEAGVPSPTADESDEALLKMSVPQADTATPAMPDFSRMTEDEQIAYALQMSMQGGEFGAESMDMDTGAPVDSEGAKDEEDYDVMQDPEFLQSVLENLPGVDPNNEAIRNAMGSLASQTGSKPDSKKDKDDEKKK, encoded by the exons ATGGGACTCGAAAGTACTATGGTCTG TGTGGACAACAGTGAGTATATGAGGAATGGAGACTTCCTCCCCACCAGACTTCAGGCCCAGCAAGATGCTGTCAACATTGTGTGCCACTCCAAGACGCGCAGCAACCCTGAGAACAATGTGGGCCTCATCACCATGGCCAA TAACTGTGAGGTGCTGACCACCTTGACTGCAGACGCGGGGAGGATACTGTCTAAACTGCACGCTGTCCAGCCCCGTGGAAACATCAGCTTCTGCACAGGCATCAGAGTGGCACAT TTGGCGCTGAAGCACAGACAGGGGAAGAACCACAAGATGCGTATAATTGCCTTTGTGGGCAGCCCAGTGGAGGACAACGAGAAGGAT CTGGTGAAAATGGCAAAGCGTCTAAAGAAAGAGAAAGTCAGTGTGGACATCATTAACTTTGGAGAGGAG GAGGTGAACACAGAAAAGCTGACGGCCTTCATCAACACTCTGAATGGGAAGGAAGGAGCAGGGTCCCACCTTGTGACAGTGCCTCCAGGCCCCAGTCTGGCTGATGCCCTGCTGTCCTCTCCTATCCTTGCTGGGGAGGGAGGAGCCATGCTGGGCCTGGGGTCCAGTGACTTTGAGTTTGGAGTGGACCCCAGTGCAGACCCAGAGCTGGCACtg GCTCTGAGGGTGTCTATGGAGGAACAGAGACAAAGGCAGGAGGATGAGACTCGCAGGGCAGCAGTGGTGTCTGCTACTGAGGCCGGGGTTCCCTCGCCTACTGCTGACG AGTCAGACGAAGCTCTGCTGAAGATGTCAGTCCCCCAGGCTGACACGGCCACGCCCGCTATGCCCGACTTCAGCCGCATGACAGAGGACGAGCAGATTGCCTACGCCCTACAGATGTCCATGCAGGGTGGAG AGTTTGGTGCAGAGTCAATGGACATGGACACAGGAGCCCCTGTAGACTCAGAGGGTGCTAAG GATGAGGAGGACTATGATGTGATGCAGGACCCAGAGTTCCTCCAAAGCGTCCTGGAGAACCTACCGGGTGTCGACCCCAACAACGAGGCCATCCGGAATGCCATGGGCTCGCTGGCTTCACAGACAGGATCCAAACCTGACAGCAAGAAAGACAAAGACGATGAGAAGAAGAAATGA
- the LOC118373730 gene encoding zinc finger protein 687a-like, whose translation MGDMKTPDFDDLLAAFDIPDIDAKEAIQSVPEEGGEGSGKVGGSVSGAGGPSPRPSSPTDSPPNSQSEPPVVSVIVKNRVRPDSYEETEGSDEEDGDSPGGSGTDPEVETGMGVKGGLLNSQLAPRMPGLVASEPLLQNGFEGSTVTLEPSVRDQGLGQALGQANGELWSTCSPPTASEGGGSIGGVGGSASTTKHTVNILNRRKPLSSHTSAGPITSTSSSSSLSSPLSVNPHLSPPSILSEDTLCPPRPLSSPLPSNGSLRVGVRRIMDSDEDDSEPDLGSPLVIQESPDSPMCSPPKFPRRHRQVSSSELFSSPTPSSPPLLSCPPPLSSKPPPSISQASSSSKPPPPDEVPSTPRSPSPPPAQPQARQSWLAAALSNPRPISSPVMEERNPEHVIEERDSPESPPPDQTGSAMSTVSKRSSSPAPTSASTPQGAREGEEPMESEPSLGCRSDNSEKMEVVDGRQTGDTETAPANSTTTPTAPVRPLKVRIKTVKTPTGSITRTVTRVASKGAGGTPSKGADGSKPSPGGRKVLSRPKRVASQQPPQQKSKGGSLLPVSTLQDASTAMLMAASKAQNKMAADSNKPKVSATAVSITKSAALPSVSSASPRFSPGGAGVRSLGQKTLNGGVSVSPSPLLTPQGGSRPASIVNSTGAIISRSQSSLVEAFNKILNSKNLLPSYRPDLCTPLPPEWDLPLPAQGYRCLECGDAFALERSLARHYDRRSLRIEVTCNHCAKRLAFFNKCSLLLHAREHKERGLVMQCSHLVMRPVSVEQMIGQQDTTPIGMLSPSLSTSSVPASSAPAVTSAVTPVTLSPAPQLQQPIISKKATEPVLYTNNKCPECKVQFCSKAEVAAHFQEVKPALNTSCTECSPPMLLPNGCSASAHARIHNPRPPYVCPECGGVAKQPAFQSHLEEACLHFTRRIGYRCSSCQVVFGGLNSVKSHIQTAHCEVFHKCPSCPMAFKSSPSAQSHINTQHPTLTGGQAKMIYKCVMCDTVFTQKPLLYVHFDTHLVKQKVHVFKCPECPKLYAQRSSMLEHIKTTHRGPAVKQEVPVAMAPSPTPPPRVRSLVKTESSDGEEWGREEEEEEERDGETNKTSPGWSCAPCHARYADREDYITHMAEQHGKILKKFPCSLCENSFSSTSSLRRHIRVKHKGIKRAFHCRLCGEGKRTFSSRLVLERHVQLRHGMSALDTKRGRGAEGADSSSEQDGGSNPPFTVSAEEDGGGGLKTEEEEDDVTEGIIPAKRPCVTSSAPPPQPESGFHCTPCGFTTEDRAVFLDHIPQHRSEALGGGVSLQCLQCGACFASAPSLSRHRFISHRVRDTPPDNHSRHGHNDCSLTPSPGKGGNHGDGSPRGGSLPGSPSSSSHPPTPLGEDGEGRVGCRVCGKRFEKVSDLNTHFRTHGMAFITARKTDKPV comes from the exons ATGGGGGACATGAAAACCCCAGATTTCGACGACTTGTTGGCAGCCTTCGACATTCCAGACATCGATGCCAAAGAGGCCATCCAGTCTGTGCCAGAAGAGGGTGGGGAGGGGTCAGGGAAGGTCGGGGGCAGCGTGTCGGGGGCCGGGGGTCCCTCGCCAAGACCTTCCAGCCCCACTGACTCCCCTCCCAACTCCCAAAGTGAACCTCCAGTGGTCAGTGTGATTGTTAAGAACAGGGTGAGGCCTGACTCCTATGAAGAGACTGAGGGGTCAGATGAAGAGGATGGGGACAGCCCTGGGGGCAGTGGGACAGACCCTGAGGTGGAGACTGGGATGGGAGTCAAGGGGGGCCTGCTGAATTCACAACTGGCTCCTAGGATGCCTGGTTTGGTCGCCTCAGAACCTCTGCTCCAGAATGGGTTTGAAGGGTCCACAGTCACGCTGGAGCCCAGTGTGAGAGACCAGGGGCTGGGCCAGGCGTTGGGCCAGGCCAACGGGGAGCTCTGGTCAACCTGCTCCCCTCCCACTGCGAGTGAAGGAGGGGGCAGCATTGGAGGCGTAGGGGGGTCGGCCAGCACAACCAAACATACAGTTAATATTCTCAACAGACGgaaacctctctcctctcataccTCTGCCGGTCCTAtaacctccacatcctcctcatcatcattgtcgtccccactctctgtcaacccacacctctctcctccctccatcctgagTGAGGACACTCTGTGCCCTCCCAGGCCTCTttcctccccccttccctccaaCGGAAGCCTGAGAGTGGGGGTGAGGCGCATCATGGACTCGGATGAGGACGACTCTGAACCGGATTTGGGAAGCCCGCTAGTGATCCAAGAGAGCCCAGATTCTCCCATGTGCTCCCCTCCcaaatttccacgcagacaccgccAAGTGTCCTCTTCAGAGCTGTTCAGCTCCCcaactccctcctcccctcctctcctctcttgccctcctcctctctcctccaaaccccctccctccatctctcaggCATCTTCCAGCTCTAAACCGCCCCCTCCAGATGAAGTACCCTCCACCCCcaggtctccctcccctcctcctgcccagCCCCAGGCCCGTCAGTCCTGGCTGGCTGCTGCCCTCAGTAACCCCAGACCCATCTCTAGCCCTGTGATGGAGGAAAGAAACCCGGAACATGTGATCGAGGAGAGGGACTCACCAGAGAGCCCCCCGCCTGACCAGACAGGTTCTGCTATGTCCACTGTGTCCAAGAGGAGCTCCAGCCCGGCACCAACCTCAGCATCAACTCCACAGGGggctagagagggagaggagcccATGGAGAGTGAGCCTAGCCTGGGGTGCAGGTCAGACAACAGTGAGAAGATGGAGGTTGTGGATGGAAGACAAACAGGAGACACAGAGACGGCTCCGGCCAATTCTACGACGACACCAACAGCCCCCGTTCGCCCACTCAAAGTCCGAATCAAAACAGTCAAGACCCCGACAGGCAGCATCACCAGGACAGTGACACGAGTAGCATCCAAAGGAGCAGGGGGGACCCCCTCAAAAGGCGCAGATGGTTCCAAACCCTCCCCCGGGGGTCGTAAGGTCCTCAGCCGGCCCAAGAGGGTGGCATCTCAGCAGCCTCCGCAGCAGAAGTCAAAGGGTGGCAGCCTCCTGCCTGTGTCTACACTCCAGGATGCAAGTACTGCCATGTTGATGGCTGCCAGCAAGGCCCAAAACAAGATGGCCGCCGACAGCAACAAGCCCAAAGTGTCGGCTACGGCTGTTAGCATCACCAAGTCAGCagccctcccctctgtctcttctgcCTCCCCCAGATTCAGTCCAGGGGGGGCTGGCGTGCGCAGCCTAGGTCAGAAGACCCTGAATGGGGGTGTGTCTGTgtcaccctcccccctcctcacccctcaggGGGGCAGTAGACCAGCCTCCATAGTGAACAGTACAGGAGCCATTATCTCCAGGAGCCAGTCCAGTCTGGTGGAGGCCTTCAACAAGATCCTCAATAGCAAGAACCTGCTGCCCAGCTACAGACCAGACCTCTGTACACCACTACCACCGGAGTGGGACCTGCCTCTGCCTGCACAG GGCTACCGCTGTCTGGAGTGTGGCGATGCGTTTGCCCTGGAGCGCAGCCTGGCCCGCCACTATGACCGGCGGTCCCTGAGGATTGAGGTGACTTGTAACCACTGTGCCAAGCGGCTGGCATTCTTCAACAAGTGCAGCCTGCTGCTCCATGCCAGGGAACACAAGGAGAGGGGACTGGTCATGCAGTGTTCCCACCTGGTCATGAGACCTGTCAGTGTAGAGCAGATGATAGGCCAACAGGACACCACTCCCATCg gcatgctctctccctccctttccaccTCCTCTGTCCCAGCGTCCTCTGCTCCGGCTGTGACTTCAGCCGTGACCCCGGTAACCCTGAGCCCCGCCCCCCAGCTGCAGCAGCCAATCATCAGTAAGAAGGCGACAGAGCCGGTGCTGTACACCAATAACAAGTGTCCTGAGTGTAAGGTGCAGTTCTGCAGCAAGGCTGAGGTGGCTGCCCACTTCCAAGAGGTCAAACCAGCCCTTAACACT tcctgTACGGAGTGTTCTCCTCCCATGCTCCTTCCTAACGGCTGCAGTGCCTCTGCTCACGCTCGCATCCACAACCCCCGCCCCCCCTATGTCTGCCCAGAGTGTGGGGGTGTGGCCAAGCAGCCAGCCTTTCAATCCCATTTGGAGGAGGCCTGCCTCCATTTCACACGACGCATCGGATACCG gtgTTCTAGTTGTCAGGTGGTGTTCGGAGGGTTAAACTCGGTCAAGTCCCATATCCAGACGGCCCACTGTGAGGTGTTCCATAAGTGTCCCAGCTGCCCGATGGCCTTCAAGTCCTCCCCCAGCGCCCAGAGCCACATCAACACCCAGCACCCCACACTCACTGGAGGACAGGCcaa GATGATCTACAAGTGTGTGATGTGTGACACAGTATTTACCCAGAAGCCACTGCTGTACGTCCACTTTGACACCCACCTAGTCAAGCAGAAGGTGCACGTGTTCAAGTGTCCTGAGTGCCCCAAGCTCTACGCGCAGAGAAGTTCCATGCTGGAGCACATCAAG ACTACTCACAGAGGCCCTGCGGTCAAACAGGAAGTTCCCGTTGCCATGGcgccctcccccacccctcccccccgGGTGCGTAGCTTGGTGAAGACTGAGAGCTCTGACGGAGAGGAGtggggaagggaggaagaggaggaggaagagagggatggagagaccaATAAGACAAGCCCAGGGTGGAGCTGTGCTCCCTGCCATGCCCGCTACGCTGACAGAGAGGACTACATTACCCATATGGCCGAGCAGCATGGCAAG ATCCTGAAGAAGTTCCCGTGTAGTCTGTGTGAGAACTCCTTCTCCTCCACGTCCAGCCTCAGACGCCACATCAGAGTCAAACACAAGGGCATCAAACGAGCATTCCACTGCCG gttgTGTGGTGAGGGTAAGAGGACGTTCAGCAGTAGACTGGTGTTGGAGAGACATGTCCAGCTGAGACACGGCATGTCAGCTCTGGACACAAAG cgaGGGAGGGGTGCAGAAGGGGCCGACAGTTCCTCGGAGCAGGACGGAGGCTCCAACCCTCCGTTCACTGTTTCAGCTGAGGAAGACGGAGGAGGAGGGTTGAagactgaggaggaagaggacgatgTGACCGAGGGCATCATCCCTGCTAAGAGACCTTGCGTCACCTCCTCGGCCCCCCCTCCCCAGCCAGAGTCTGGGTTCCACTGTACTCCGTGTGGCTTCACCACCGAGGACCGCGCCGTCTTCCTGGACCACATCCCCCAGCACCGCTCCGAGGCCCTGGGGGGAGGAGTCAGCCTGCAGTGTCTACAGTGTGGAGCCTGCTTTGCCTCCGCCCCCTCCCTCTCCCGCCACCGCTTCATCAGCCACAGGGTTCGAGACACGCCCCCTGACAACCACAGCCGTCACGGCCATAACGACTGCTCCCTGACACCATCGCCCGGCAAAGGCGGTAACCACGGTGACGGGAGTCCCAGAGGGGGTTCCCTGCCGGGGTCTCCCTCTTCCTCGTCTCACCCCCCCACACCGCTGGGGGAGGACGGGGAGGGCAGGGTGGGGTGTAGGGTGTGTGGGAAACGCTTTGAGAAGGTTTCAGATCTGAACACACACTTCAGGACTCACGGCATGGCCTTCATCACCGCACGCAAGACAGACAAAcctgtctga
- the LOC118373728 gene encoding 26S proteasome non-ATPase regulatory subunit 4-like isoform X1, which yields MGLESTMVCVDNSEYMRNGDFLPTRLQAQQDAVNIVCHSKTRSNPENNVGLITMANNCEVLTTLTADAGRILSKLHAVQPRGNISFCTGIRVAHLALKHRQGKNHKMRIIAFVGSPVEDNEKDLVKMAKRLKKEKVSVDIINFGEEEVNTEKLTAFINTLNGKEGAGSHLVTVPPGPSLADALLSSPILAGEGGAMLGLGSSDFEFGVDPSADPELALALRVSMEEQRQRQEDETRRAAVVSATEAGVPSPTADESDEALLKMSVPQADTATPAMPDFSRMTEDEQIAYALQMSMQGGAEFGAESMDMDTGAPVDSEGAKDEEDYDVMQDPEFLQSVLENLPGVDPNNEAIRNAMGSLASQTGSKPDSKKDKDDEKKK from the exons ATGGGACTCGAAAGTACTATGGTCTG TGTGGACAACAGTGAGTATATGAGGAATGGAGACTTCCTCCCCACCAGACTTCAGGCCCAGCAAGATGCTGTCAACATTGTGTGCCACTCCAAGACGCGCAGCAACCCTGAGAACAATGTGGGCCTCATCACCATGGCCAA TAACTGTGAGGTGCTGACCACCTTGACTGCAGACGCGGGGAGGATACTGTCTAAACTGCACGCTGTCCAGCCCCGTGGAAACATCAGCTTCTGCACAGGCATCAGAGTGGCACAT TTGGCGCTGAAGCACAGACAGGGGAAGAACCACAAGATGCGTATAATTGCCTTTGTGGGCAGCCCAGTGGAGGACAACGAGAAGGAT CTGGTGAAAATGGCAAAGCGTCTAAAGAAAGAGAAAGTCAGTGTGGACATCATTAACTTTGGAGAGGAG GAGGTGAACACAGAAAAGCTGACGGCCTTCATCAACACTCTGAATGGGAAGGAAGGAGCAGGGTCCCACCTTGTGACAGTGCCTCCAGGCCCCAGTCTGGCTGATGCCCTGCTGTCCTCTCCTATCCTTGCTGGGGAGGGAGGAGCCATGCTGGGCCTGGGGTCCAGTGACTTTGAGTTTGGAGTGGACCCCAGTGCAGACCCAGAGCTGGCACtg GCTCTGAGGGTGTCTATGGAGGAACAGAGACAAAGGCAGGAGGATGAGACTCGCAGGGCAGCAGTGGTGTCTGCTACTGAGGCCGGGGTTCCCTCGCCTACTGCTGACG AGTCAGACGAAGCTCTGCTGAAGATGTCAGTCCCCCAGGCTGACACGGCCACGCCCGCTATGCCCGACTTCAGCCGCATGACAGAGGACGAGCAGATTGCCTACGCCCTACAGATGTCCATGCAGGGTGGAG CAGAGTTTGGTGCAGAGTCAATGGACATGGACACAGGAGCCCCTGTAGACTCAGAGGGTGCTAAG GATGAGGAGGACTATGATGTGATGCAGGACCCAGAGTTCCTCCAAAGCGTCCTGGAGAACCTACCGGGTGTCGACCCCAACAACGAGGCCATCCGGAATGCCATGGGCTCGCTGGCTTCACAGACAGGATCCAAACCTGACAGCAAGAAAGACAAAGACGATGAGAAGAAGAAATGA